In Acidovorax sp. 106, the following proteins share a genomic window:
- the can gene encoding carbonate dehydratase: MPTSIDDLFVHNRAWAAQMERERPGFFTSLLAQQKPKYMWVGCSDSRVPANQITGLEPGEVFVHRNVANVVVPTDLNCLSTIQYAVDQLHVEHLMVVGHYGCGGVLAALEGMRVGLADNWIRHVTDVRDRHRDLIASVAPEHRHDVLCELNAIEQVVNIAQTTVMLDAWGRGQKVTLHGWCYGLKDGLINNLHMTVDSTEGLDALYRAAIAGVAAARRG, from the coding sequence ATGCCCACATCCATCGACGACCTGTTTGTACACAACCGCGCTTGGGCGGCACAGATGGAGCGTGAGCGGCCCGGCTTTTTCACCAGCCTGCTGGCGCAGCAAAAGCCCAAGTACATGTGGGTGGGGTGTTCCGACAGCCGGGTGCCGGCCAACCAGATCACGGGGCTGGAGCCGGGCGAGGTCTTTGTCCACCGCAACGTGGCCAATGTGGTGGTGCCTACCGATCTCAACTGCCTGTCCACCATCCAATATGCGGTGGACCAGTTGCATGTGGAGCACCTGATGGTGGTGGGCCACTACGGCTGTGGCGGCGTGCTGGCTGCGCTCGAGGGCATGCGTGTAGGGTTGGCCGATAACTGGATCCGCCATGTGACGGATGTGCGGGACCGCCACCGCGATCTGATTGCCTCGGTCGCCCCAGAGCATCGCCATGATGTGCTGTGCGAGCTCAACGCCATTGAGCAGGTGGTCAACATTGCGCAGACCACGGTGATGCTGGACGCTTGGGGCCGTGGCCAGAAGGTGACATTGCATGGCTGGTGCTACGGGCTCAAGGACGGGCTCATCAACAACCTGCACATGACGGTGGACAGCACCGAAGGCCTGGACGCTCTGTACCGCGCGGCCATCGCTGGCGTGGCGGCCGCTCGGCGGGGTTAA
- a CDS encoding isovaleryl-CoA dehydrogenase, protein MSLPSNLPGLNFQLGEDIDALRDAVRDFAQSEIAPRAAEIDHTDQFPMDLWRKMGDLGVLGITVPEQYGGAAMGYLAHMVAMEEISRASASVGLSYGAHSNLCVNQINRNGNGAQKAKYLPKLISGEHVGALAMSEPGAGSDVISMKLKAEDKGGYYLLNGNKMWITNGPDADTLVVYAKTEPELGARGVTAFLIEKGMKGFSIAQKLDKLGMRGSHTGELVFQDVEVPAENVLGGVNQGAKVLMSGLDYERAVLTGGPLGIMQSVMDNVIPYIHDRKQFGQSIGEFQLIQGKVADMYTVLQAGRSFAYTVAKNLDMLGTDHVRQVRKDCASVILWCAEKATWMAGEGVQIFGGNGYINEYPLGRLWRDAKLYEIGAGTSEIRRMLIGRELFAETC, encoded by the coding sequence ATGAGCCTTCCATCCAACCTTCCTGGTTTGAACTTTCAACTGGGTGAAGACATCGACGCTTTACGGGATGCCGTGCGGGATTTTGCACAGTCGGAAATTGCGCCTCGCGCTGCTGAAATCGACCACACAGACCAATTTCCGATGGACCTGTGGCGCAAGATGGGCGACTTGGGCGTGCTCGGCATCACCGTGCCCGAACAGTACGGAGGCGCCGCCATGGGCTACCTGGCCCACATGGTTGCGATGGAGGAAATCTCGCGCGCCAGCGCCTCGGTGGGGCTGTCTTATGGCGCACACAGCAACTTGTGCGTGAACCAGATCAACCGCAACGGGAATGGGGCGCAAAAGGCCAAGTATCTGCCAAAGCTCATCAGCGGTGAACACGTGGGCGCCCTGGCAATGAGCGAGCCTGGTGCGGGCTCGGACGTGATCAGCATGAAGCTCAAGGCCGAGGACAAAGGCGGCTACTACCTGCTCAACGGCAACAAAATGTGGATCACCAATGGCCCGGACGCCGACACCCTGGTGGTCTATGCCAAGACGGAGCCCGAATTGGGCGCGCGCGGCGTCACAGCCTTCTTGATCGAGAAAGGCATGAAGGGATTTTCCATCGCTCAAAAGCTCGACAAGCTCGGCATGCGCGGCAGCCACACCGGCGAGTTGGTGTTCCAGGACGTTGAAGTGCCCGCCGAGAATGTGCTGGGTGGGGTGAACCAAGGCGCCAAGGTTCTCATGAGTGGCCTCGACTACGAGCGTGCCGTACTGACAGGAGGGCCCTTGGGCATCATGCAGTCGGTGATGGACAACGTCATCCCCTATATTCACGACCGCAAACAGTTCGGGCAGAGCATTGGCGAATTCCAGCTCATTCAGGGCAAGGTCGCAGATATGTACACCGTGCTGCAGGCAGGGCGCTCGTTCGCTTACACCGTGGCCAAGAACCTGGACATGCTGGGGACGGACCATGTTCGCCAAGTGCGTAAGGATTGCGCCAGCGTCATTTTGTGGTGCGCCGAAAAGGCCACCTGGATGGCCGGAGAAGGCGTGCAGATTTTTGGCGGCAATGGCTACATCAACGAGTACCCGTTGGGCCGCCTGTGGCGTGATGCCAAGCTGTACGAAATTGGCGCAGGTACCAGCGAAATCCGACGCATGCTGATTGGCCGCGAATTGTTTGCAGAGACCTGCTGA
- a CDS encoding PaaI family thioesterase — protein MATLGARLAAIAPGAVDIELDWADGLTQQHGFLHAGVVSAALDSACGYAALTLMPEDVAVLTIEFKINLLAPAAGECFRMEGRVLKSGRTITVSEGRAFALQAGHEKLIATMGCTLMAVVGREQLRD, from the coding sequence ATGGCAACGCTGGGCGCTCGCTTGGCTGCTATTGCACCGGGTGCGGTCGATATTGAACTGGACTGGGCCGACGGACTGACCCAGCAGCATGGCTTTTTACATGCCGGAGTCGTATCTGCTGCTCTGGACTCCGCTTGCGGTTATGCCGCTTTGACACTCATGCCTGAGGATGTTGCGGTTCTCACCATTGAGTTCAAGATCAATCTGCTGGCACCCGCTGCGGGAGAGTGCTTCCGCATGGAAGGTCGTGTGCTGAAGTCTGGGCGCACGATCACCGTATCTGAAGGCCGCGCCTTTGCGCTGCAGGCGGGGCATGAAAAGCTCATTGCCACCATGGGCTGCACCTTGATGGCGGTAGTGGGGCGCGAGCAACTGCGTGATTGA
- a CDS encoding MerR family DNA-binding transcriptional regulator: MANTYTISELAKEFDLTTRAIRFYEDMGLLQPERTGVGGRVRIYSARDRTRLRLTLRAKRLGLSLTEAKEIIDLYDSPRDTGVQLKKFLDVLAVHRKQLEAQLADLQANLEEVRDHEKEARALLLKSEKQK, encoded by the coding sequence ATGGCCAACACTTACACCATCAGCGAGCTCGCCAAAGAGTTCGATCTCACTACACGGGCGATCCGTTTTTACGAAGACATGGGGTTGTTGCAGCCCGAACGCACAGGTGTAGGGGGACGGGTGCGGATTTACAGTGCGCGTGATCGAACTCGTCTGCGTTTGACGTTGCGCGCCAAGCGCCTAGGCCTCTCCTTAACGGAGGCTAAAGAGATCATCGATCTGTATGACAGCCCCAGAGACACGGGTGTGCAGTTGAAAAAATTTTTGGATGTGCTTGCAGTCCATCGCAAGCAATTGGAGGCGCAATTGGCAGACCTCCAGGCCAATCTGGAAGAAGTTCGCGACCATGAAAAAGAGGCCCGTGCGTTGTTGTTGAAGTCAGAAAAGCAAAAATGA
- a CDS encoding ATP-binding cassette domain-containing protein, with product MALITLINAQLAFGHVALLDHAGFSLEQTERVGLIGRNGAGKSSLLKILGGLAKPDDGSLQVQQGVRIAYVAQEPILDAEATIFQAASAGLQRVIAIREQYLAAEEGVDLDALQSEIEAFDAWNWEQRVEETLQRLHLPPEAVVGTLSGGTKKRVALAQALVSRPDVLLLDEPTNHLDLDSIEWLEDLLLDFPGSVVTITHDRAFLDRIATRIVELDRGQLRSYPGNFAQYQLQKEEQLAQEAVIAAKADKLLAQEEVWIRKGVEARRTRSQSRISRLEALRQRREARRDVVGSVKMDVATGSGNGYQGKIVAELTDVGKAFGSKQIVQGFTGTILRGDKVGLIGPNGAGKTTLLKLILGELQPDEGSIRQGANLQIAYFDQMRHAINLDATLEDFISPGSEWIEIGNQRKHVKSYLSDFLFSPARAHSPVSSLSGGERNRLLLARLFARPANVLVLDEPTNDLDIDTLDLLEELLESYPGTVFLVSHDRTFLDNVVTSTIAFEGNAHWREYEGSVQDWLIQSKRARTQAPADNNKKVSAETPAPIAVQGLSNKREQLSKKKLSYKEQKELEQLPATIEALEVEQKMLNEQLADGSLYASDGIKATAMMTRVAAIEEELLLALERWEALSA from the coding sequence ATGGCACTCATCACACTCATCAATGCGCAACTGGCCTTCGGCCACGTTGCATTACTAGACCACGCAGGCTTCTCTCTTGAGCAGACGGAGCGTGTAGGTCTGATTGGCCGCAACGGCGCAGGGAAGTCGTCCTTGCTCAAGATTCTGGGAGGGCTGGCAAAGCCTGATGACGGCAGTCTGCAGGTACAGCAAGGCGTACGCATCGCGTACGTGGCACAGGAGCCCATCCTAGACGCCGAAGCCACGATCTTCCAGGCAGCATCCGCAGGCTTGCAGCGGGTGATCGCCATACGGGAGCAGTACCTGGCAGCTGAGGAAGGCGTGGATCTGGACGCCCTGCAATCAGAAATTGAAGCGTTTGATGCTTGGAACTGGGAGCAGCGCGTGGAAGAAACTCTGCAAAGGCTTCACCTTCCACCTGAAGCGGTCGTGGGCACTCTTTCGGGAGGAACCAAGAAGAGAGTGGCGTTAGCCCAAGCGCTCGTGTCGCGCCCAGATGTATTGCTGTTGGATGAACCGACCAACCACTTGGATCTGGACTCCATTGAGTGGCTGGAAGATTTGCTGCTGGACTTTCCGGGCAGCGTAGTCACCATCACACACGATCGGGCATTCCTTGACCGAATTGCAACCCGGATTGTGGAGCTAGATAGAGGTCAGCTGCGCTCGTATCCTGGCAACTTCGCTCAGTACCAACTCCAGAAGGAAGAGCAGCTAGCGCAAGAGGCCGTCATCGCGGCCAAGGCCGACAAGCTACTAGCACAAGAAGAAGTGTGGATTCGCAAAGGCGTGGAAGCAAGACGCACCCGAAGCCAAAGCCGAATCAGCCGACTGGAAGCTTTGCGCCAGAGGCGTGAAGCACGGCGCGATGTGGTGGGTAGCGTCAAAATGGACGTTGCAACCGGATCAGGCAATGGATATCAGGGCAAGATCGTTGCAGAACTCACTGATGTGGGCAAGGCGTTTGGCTCCAAGCAGATTGTCCAAGGCTTTACTGGCACCATCTTGCGCGGCGACAAGGTCGGCTTGATTGGCCCCAATGGCGCAGGCAAAACCACCTTGCTGAAACTCATTTTGGGCGAACTCCAACCCGACGAGGGCAGCATCAGGCAAGGGGCTAATCTTCAAATCGCCTACTTTGACCAAATGCGCCATGCGATCAATCTCGATGCGACGCTGGAAGACTTCATCAGTCCTGGCAGCGAGTGGATTGAGATTGGCAATCAACGCAAACACGTCAAAAGCTATCTCAGCGATTTCCTGTTCTCACCAGCTCGCGCTCATTCACCAGTGAGCTCACTCTCAGGGGGGGAGCGAAATAGATTGCTTCTGGCAAGGCTGTTTGCACGGCCAGCCAATGTTCTGGTGCTGGACGAGCCGACGAACGATCTGGACATCGATACCCTGGATTTACTGGAAGAGCTGCTAGAAAGCTATCCAGGCACCGTCTTCTTGGTCAGCCACGATCGAACTTTTCTGGACAACGTCGTCACCAGCACTATTGCTTTCGAAGGCAACGCTCACTGGCGGGAGTACGAGGGCAGCGTTCAGGATTGGTTAATCCAATCCAAGCGGGCCCGCACTCAAGCCCCCGCAGACAACAACAAAAAGGTTTCCGCGGAAACTCCAGCTCCGATAGCCGTCCAAGGCTTATCTAACAAGCGCGAGCAGCTATCAAAAAAGAAGCTTAGCTACAAAGAACAGAAAGAGCTGGAGCAATTACCGGCGACCATAGAGGCGCTCGAGGTAGAGCAAAAGATGCTGAACGAGCAGCTTGCCGATGGAAGCCTGTATGCATCTGATGGGATCAAGGCAACAGCAATGATGACAAGGGTCGCAGCTATTGAAGAAGAGCTGCTATTGGCACTAGAACGCTGGGAAGCACTGTCTGCTTAG
- a CDS encoding chemotaxis response regulator protein-glutamate methylesterase — MSKKIRVVVVDDSALVRSLLAEIINRQRDMECIGTANDPLIAREMIRELNPDVITLDVEMPRMDGIDFLGRLMRLRPMPVVMISTLTERGAEVTMKALELGAIDFVAKPRVGLANGLNDLAEQIVDKIRVAAVAQVRRGVIREAPAQAPAPLHAGGAVTAPASAMGLLGRLSTEKLICIGASTGGTEAIKEVLVQMPADSPAIVITQHMPPGFTTSFAARLNGLCQIIVKEAVNGERILPGHAYIAPGGKQFHVARSGANYVAVVDDGPAVNRHKPSVEVLFKSAAAVVGRNAFGIMLTGMGNDGAAAMREMKDAGSYNYVQDEASCIVFGMPREAIAHGAADEVLPLGQIAGALLAKLRGSSDRVLHRI; from the coding sequence ATGAGTAAGAAAATTCGGGTGGTTGTTGTGGATGACTCGGCTCTGGTTCGTAGCCTGCTTGCCGAGATCATCAACCGCCAGCGTGATATGGAGTGCATTGGAACAGCCAACGACCCTCTGATCGCACGAGAAATGATTCGGGAGCTCAATCCAGACGTGATTACTTTGGATGTTGAAATGCCCCGGATGGATGGCATCGATTTCCTGGGGCGGCTGATGCGCTTGCGTCCCATGCCTGTTGTGATGATTTCCACGCTGACAGAGCGGGGCGCTGAAGTGACTATGAAGGCGCTGGAGTTGGGCGCCATTGATTTTGTTGCAAAGCCGCGTGTGGGGCTGGCCAATGGTTTGAATGATCTGGCCGAGCAAATTGTGGACAAAATCCGTGTTGCTGCTGTTGCGCAAGTGCGCCGTGGCGTCATCCGCGAGGCGCCTGCTCAGGCTCCGGCACCTCTGCACGCGGGTGGGGCCGTTACAGCTCCCGCGTCTGCCATGGGGTTGCTGGGGCGTTTGTCCACTGAAAAGCTCATCTGCATCGGCGCATCCACAGGCGGGACTGAGGCCATCAAAGAGGTTTTGGTGCAGATGCCTGCGGACTCTCCAGCGATTGTGATCACGCAACACATGCCGCCAGGCTTCACCACCAGTTTTGCTGCCAGGCTTAATGGGCTTTGCCAGATCATTGTGAAAGAGGCCGTGAACGGCGAACGGATATTGCCCGGGCATGCTTACATTGCGCCCGGCGGAAAACAGTTTCATGTGGCGCGCAGTGGAGCCAACTACGTAGCAGTCGTTGATGACGGACCTGCCGTCAATCGGCACAAGCCTTCCGTTGAGGTCTTGTTTAAATCAGCCGCAGCAGTGGTTGGGCGCAACGCCTTCGGCATTATGTTGACGGGAATGGGTAACGACGGCGCCGCTGCGATGCGAGAGATGAAGGATGCTGGCAGCTACAACTATGTGCAGGACGAGGCCAGTTGTATTGTGTTTGGCATGCCCAGAGAGGCCATAGCGCATGGGGCTGCTGATGAGGTTCTTCCGCTGGGTCAAATTGCGGGGGCGCTGTTGGCCAAGCTGAGGGGGTCTTCGGATCGGGTGCTGCACCGCATTTGA
- the cheD gene encoding chemoreceptor glutamine deamidase CheD produces the protein MASQAGLERRRAPRIAPLSADIYSAGGAARDSSLDELKARPKRPGEASFFYLDHHFQHNAVKVLPGEYFVANENMVIMTVLGSCIAACLWDSRAHIGGMNHFMLPDGDMADSSGRYGSYAMEVLINEMLKLGARRETMQAKIFGGAQVMHNFTTMNVGERNTNFVLNYLHTERIPIVSEDVLDIYPRKVVFFPVTGKAMVKRLAHAHPDVAQEVRGNAATVAKSNAGGSVDLF, from the coding sequence ATGGCATCTCAGGCTGGCCTAGAGCGGCGTAGAGCTCCGCGAATAGCACCACTGAGTGCTGATATTTATTCAGCAGGAGGGGCGGCAAGGGATTCTTCTTTAGATGAATTGAAGGCCCGGCCTAAACGCCCTGGTGAAGCGTCTTTTTTCTACCTAGATCATCATTTTCAGCACAATGCCGTCAAGGTGTTGCCTGGCGAATATTTTGTTGCCAATGAGAATATGGTGATTATGACTGTACTCGGATCGTGTATTGCGGCCTGTCTGTGGGACAGTCGTGCACACATCGGTGGCATGAATCACTTTATGCTTCCTGATGGCGATATGGCTGATTCATCTGGTCGATATGGTTCTTATGCAATGGAAGTATTGATCAATGAGATGCTGAAGCTGGGCGCCCGGCGAGAAACCATGCAGGCCAAGATATTTGGTGGTGCGCAGGTTATGCATAACTTCACGACAATGAATGTCGGTGAGCGAAATACAAATTTCGTGCTGAATTACCTACACACGGAGAGAATTCCGATTGTTTCTGAAGACGTTCTCGATATTTATCCTAGGAAGGTGGTTTTCTTCCCGGTCACGGGCAAGGCGATGGTCAAGCGATTGGCCCATGCCCATCCAGATGTTGCGCAAGAAGTCCGGGGCAATGCTGCTACTGTCGCCAAGAGCAATGCGGGTGGCTCTGTGGACTTGTTTTGA
- a CDS encoding CheR family methyltransferase: protein MPQATNALKNARAPVARIDVAGNGAASTGPLAQGREFVWTNADFARVQSLIYQRAGISLHDGKHAMVYSRLSRRLRETGHASFHDYLSWLETNDGPEWQEFVNALTTNLTAFFREQHHFEIFASHLQSRPSGTQWKVWCNAASTGEEPYSIAMTAFEALGSNPSFKLVASDIDSKVLATAGNGVYRLDSMKGVSQDKMQRFFLKGKGANSGMVRVKPELRRLIDFMSVNLIRDDWPFKEPFDVVFCRNVMIYFDAPTQRRVLEKIHRVLKPGGMLFVGHAENFSESKDLFTLRGKTVYERR, encoded by the coding sequence ATGCCCCAAGCCACTAACGCATTAAAAAATGCCCGTGCACCCGTTGCTCGAATTGATGTGGCGGGTAACGGTGCTGCGTCCACGGGGCCTCTTGCACAAGGCAGAGAGTTCGTATGGACAAATGCTGATTTCGCCAGAGTTCAATCACTGATTTACCAGCGTGCGGGAATTAGCTTGCATGATGGAAAGCACGCAATGGTTTATAGCCGGCTTTCCCGCCGTTTGAGAGAGACGGGGCATGCTAGCTTTCATGACTATTTAAGTTGGCTTGAAACCAACGATGGTCCTGAATGGCAGGAATTTGTTAATGCTTTGACGACAAATCTCACGGCCTTTTTTCGGGAGCAGCATCATTTCGAAATATTTGCTTCCCATCTTCAAAGCCGCCCCTCTGGAACTCAATGGAAGGTTTGGTGCAATGCCGCATCTACCGGCGAGGAACCCTACTCTATTGCTATGACGGCCTTTGAAGCGCTCGGTTCAAACCCCTCTTTCAAATTGGTTGCGAGCGATATTGACTCCAAAGTTTTGGCAACTGCTGGAAATGGTGTTTATCGTCTTGATAGCATGAAGGGGGTTAGCCAAGACAAGATGCAGCGTTTTTTCCTGAAAGGAAAAGGCGCTAATTCAGGGATGGTGCGCGTCAAGCCGGAGTTGCGTCGGTTGATCGACTTCATGAGCGTGAATTTGATCAGGGACGATTGGCCTTTCAAAGAGCCCTTTGATGTGGTTTTTTGTCGGAATGTCATGATTTATTTTGATGCTCCGACACAAAGGCGCGTTCTGGAGAAAATTCACCGTGTGCTGAAACCAGGTGGGATGCTTTTTGTCGGGCACGCTGAAAATTTCAGCGAATCCAAGGATCTTTTTACTTTGCGGGGGAAGACGGTTTATGAACGCCGTTGA
- a CDS encoding chemotaxis protein CheW — MSVVGKTADVAPAGAREYLTFRLDQEEYGIDILKVQEIRGYEQPTRIANAPAFIKGVVNLRGTIVPIVDMRLKFNCAQADYNSFTVVIILNLRNRVVGIVVDSVSDVMELTSDSIRSAPDIESAIDNSCILGLGSVGERMLILLDIEKLMSGVDMGLVTVDE; from the coding sequence ATGAGTGTTGTTGGAAAAACTGCAGATGTGGCTCCAGCTGGAGCTAGAGAGTATCTGACTTTTCGGTTGGATCAAGAGGAATACGGAATTGATATCTTGAAGGTTCAAGAAATCAGAGGATACGAGCAGCCAACTCGTATCGCCAATGCTCCCGCATTCATTAAGGGGGTTGTGAATCTTCGAGGAACTATCGTTCCTATTGTTGATATGCGGCTAAAATTCAATTGTGCGCAAGCAGATTACAATAGCTTTACGGTTGTAATTATTTTGAATTTGCGCAATAGAGTGGTTGGAATTGTAGTGGATTCTGTAAGTGATGTCATGGAGTTGACGTCAGACAGTATTCGCTCTGCGCCTGATATTGAAAGTGCTATCGATAACAGTTGCATATTGGGATTGGGCTCTGTTGGTGAGCGAATGTTGATTCTTTTGGATATTGAAAAGCTGATGTCTGGTGTGGATATGGGGTTGGTTACTGTTGATGAGTGA
- a CDS encoding chemotaxis protein CheW, whose protein sequence is MAETYQEGSGSGADFDLSQFYQIFFEEAGENLDQMEQMLLDLDLSNANDEELNGIFRCAHSIKGGAATFGFSDVAELTHQMESLLDKLRRHELQPIPQMVDVLLESADASRSLLARHQAGGQGEAVSTTALVKRISDLAAGLPPTDSPLLAQPAAAPTPVAAPPVVAAAPALAPHVPGQIRQLEIHIGPLERLEQADAIKELFRDIAGLGSIQDISGAVPDMRVFAVETTSSTEDLLDLFAFHVSKDQVRFVDPGAATATALPDAEMASVAASDTDAAYGFFNDAPGAPAATAEVAQAVVPVADETPRAKAVAPKSTEQKAPSQAQMESTTIRVAVNKVDQLINLVGELVITQAMLAQNSRGLDAGAYQQLLAGLADLDRNTRDLQESVMSIRMIPMSIVFSRFPRMLRDLANKLGKKVDLVTLGEATELDKGLVEKITDPLTHLVRNSCDHGIELPADRLAKGKSEHGTITLSASHQGGSIVIDVRDDGRGLSREKILKKAQERGLDVSDQMTDSEVWQLIFAPGFSTAEEVTDVSGRGVGMDVVKRNIAALNGSVEIDSAEGYGMKVSVRLPLTLAIMDGMSVGVGEEVYILPLSSVVESFQVNADDVSTVAQGSQLVKVRDEYMPVIALEKIFQVPRFDLNKSSNIMVVVEADGSRVALLVDELLGQHQVVVKNLESNYRKVPNVSGATILGDGTVALILDTGGLVRRARH, encoded by the coding sequence ATGGCAGAAACCTACCAAGAAGGATCTGGGTCAGGCGCTGATTTTGATCTGAGTCAGTTCTATCAGATCTTTTTCGAAGAGGCTGGGGAGAATCTAGACCAAATGGAGCAAATGCTTTTGGATCTGGATTTAAGCAACGCCAATGATGAAGAACTCAACGGGATTTTCCGCTGCGCTCACTCCATAAAGGGGGGCGCTGCAACTTTTGGTTTCTCCGATGTGGCCGAGTTGACCCATCAGATGGAGTCGCTTCTCGACAAGCTGCGTCGGCACGAACTTCAGCCTATTCCACAAATGGTAGACGTCCTGCTGGAGTCAGCAGATGCCTCTCGCAGTTTGCTGGCCCGGCATCAGGCTGGTGGGCAAGGCGAAGCTGTCTCCACTACTGCTTTGGTGAAGCGCATCAGTGACCTTGCGGCAGGCCTTCCTCCGACCGATTCACCGCTTTTGGCGCAGCCCGCTGCTGCGCCCACTCCCGTTGCTGCCCCCCCGGTGGTAGCAGCAGCACCAGCGCTAGCACCTCATGTCCCTGGTCAGATTCGCCAACTGGAGATTCATATCGGACCGCTTGAGCGCCTGGAGCAAGCCGATGCGATCAAGGAGCTGTTCCGTGACATTGCGGGGCTGGGCTCGATACAGGATATTTCGGGTGCGGTTCCCGATATGCGTGTGTTTGCGGTAGAGACAACGTCTTCCACTGAAGACTTGCTTGACCTCTTTGCTTTCCATGTGTCCAAAGATCAAGTCCGTTTCGTTGATCCTGGTGCAGCGACGGCTACCGCTTTGCCTGACGCCGAGATGGCCTCTGTGGCGGCATCCGATACAGACGCGGCTTATGGGTTTTTTAACGATGCACCGGGAGCTCCCGCTGCCACCGCAGAGGTTGCACAGGCTGTGGTTCCTGTGGCTGATGAAACACCTCGTGCCAAGGCCGTGGCGCCTAAGTCGACTGAGCAAAAGGCGCCATCGCAAGCACAGATGGAGTCAACAACCATTCGTGTGGCCGTCAACAAGGTGGATCAGCTGATCAATCTGGTCGGTGAACTGGTGATTACACAAGCCATGCTGGCGCAGAACAGCCGGGGTTTGGATGCCGGTGCGTACCAACAATTGCTAGCTGGCTTGGCAGATCTGGATCGCAACACCCGAGATCTTCAAGAGTCGGTCATGTCGATTCGCATGATCCCCATGTCTATTGTGTTCAGCCGTTTCCCTCGGATGTTGAGAGACTTGGCGAACAAACTGGGTAAAAAAGTGGATTTGGTGACTTTGGGTGAAGCCACTGAATTGGACAAAGGACTGGTCGAAAAAATCACAGATCCCTTGACGCACTTGGTTCGTAATAGTTGTGACCATGGGATTGAATTGCCTGCAGATCGATTGGCGAAAGGCAAGTCTGAGCACGGAACGATCACTTTGTCAGCATCCCACCAGGGCGGATCGATTGTGATTGATGTCCGTGATGATGGTCGGGGCTTGTCTCGTGAAAAGATACTGAAAAAAGCCCAAGAGCGCGGGCTTGATGTATCTGATCAGATGACGGATTCAGAAGTGTGGCAGCTGATTTTTGCCCCTGGATTCTCTACCGCCGAAGAGGTTACGGACGTGTCTGGTCGCGGTGTCGGTATGGATGTAGTCAAGCGGAATATCGCTGCACTCAATGGCTCTGTTGAAATCGACTCAGCAGAAGGCTATGGCATGAAGGTTTCCGTGCGCCTTCCACTGACACTGGCCATCATGGATGGGATGTCGGTTGGGGTCGGAGAAGAGGTTTATATCTTGCCACTTTCCTCTGTGGTTGAATCTTTCCAGGTCAATGCTGACGATGTGAGTACGGTGGCGCAAGGCTCCCAACTGGTTAAAGTGCGTGATGAATATATGCCTGTCATCGCACTGGAGAAAATATTCCAGGTCCCACGATTTGATTTGAATAAATCAAGCAACATTATGGTCGTGGTGGAGGCCGATGGAAGTCGTGTTGCACTGCTTGTAGACGAATTGCTTGGGCAGCACCAAGTCGTTGTGAAAAACCTAGAGTCTAATTACCGCAAGGTTCCTAACGTATCCGGTGCCACTATTTTGGGCGACGGAACCGTTGCTTTGATTTTGGATACGGGTGGCCTGGTCCGCCGGGCGAGGCATTAA
- a CDS encoding response regulator, with protein MQSILAVDDSPSMRKMVSFTLTGAGYHVVEAVDGQDALEKAESHDIHLVLADQNMPRLDGIGLTRKLREHPKFKTIPILILTTESSDQMKQAGRSAGATGWLVKPFDPNRLIEVIQKVIR; from the coding sequence ATGCAATCGATACTTGCCGTAGATGATTCACCATCCATGCGAAAAATGGTGTCTTTCACCTTGACTGGTGCGGGTTACCACGTGGTGGAGGCGGTGGATGGGCAAGATGCCCTGGAAAAAGCGGAAAGCCATGACATTCACCTGGTTTTGGCAGACCAGAATATGCCAAGGCTGGACGGTATAGGCCTCACGAGAAAACTTCGTGAACATCCAAAGTTCAAAACCATTCCTATTTTGATTTTGACAACCGAGTCTAGTGACCAAATGAAGCAGGCAGGACGCTCTGCTGGTGCTACGGGATGGTTGGTTAAGCCTTTTGATCCCAATCGACTCATTGAAGTGATTCAAAAGGTAATCCGCTAA